A segment of the Lentimicrobiaceae bacterium genome:
CAGCATTGATTGTATGTCTTTGTCATTTACCACGCCAAGTACAAAATGAAGGTGACTGTATTTAAGTGACTTGAGCTGATCGACAACGGCTTTTATCCCGTCAGCATTGTGCCCTATATCGCAAATGGTAAGAGGCGATTGCCTGAGCGTTTGCCACCTGCCGGTGAATCCGGTGTTTGTAAGTGTTTTTTTTATTCCGTCTTCTATTTTTAATGATTGAAATGCAGGGTATTGACTACTCAATACGTGGGAAGTGGCCAGTACAGTGCTGATATTATTTAACTGGTAATCGGCAACCAGCGGGCTTTCTATTTTTAATTCCTGATGATTGATATGAGCAGAAAGATTCAGTAATCCATTTTTTATTTTAGGGTCATCAGCTTTAAGCGTGATTTTTTGATCTGCAAAAATCAATTCTGATTGATTGTTTGAAGCATGAGAAATAAATACTTCGGCAGTTACAGGATGTGTTTCGCCTATAATTACAGGTATTCCGGGTTTAATAATGCCTGCTTTTTCTGCCGCAATTGCCTGCAGGGTGTCTCCCAGGAACTGTGTATGATCAAATCCAATATTCGTAATTACTGAAACAAGAGGTGAAATAACATTTGTGGAATCGAGACGGCCGCCCATGCCGGTTTCAATTACGGCTATTTCAATTTTGCTTTCGCTGAACCATTGCATGGCCAGTCCAAAGGTCATTTCAAAAAACGAAGGTTTTATGATTTCAAAATCCTGTTTGTACTGCTCAACAAATTGAACCACAAATGATTCGGGAATCATTTGTCCGTTAATTTTTATTCTTTCTCTGAAATCGCGCAGATGAGGAGAAGTGAATAAGCCGGTTTTAAAACCACTTTCCTGCAAAATTGAAGCTAACATATGCGTTACAGAGCCTTTGCCGTTTGTGCCTGCAATGTGAATGGACGGAAAGTTGTTTTGAGGTTGGTTTGTAAGTTTACTGATGGCCAGGGTGTTGTTCAGGTTAGCTTTGTAAGCTGCAGCACCAATTCGTTGAAACATGGGCAGGCTGCTGAAGAGAAATTCCAGCGTTTGTGGATAGTTCATGCCGGTTAAACTCAGTTTAATTCAAAAATATACGTAATAGTTCCTTTTTGCTCTTCCGGTGCATCTTCTTTCGGGCTGAATTTAGCCAGGCGGGCGGCCTGTTCAGCCAATCGTCTGAGTTCAAGACTTGAAGTTGTGGTTCCTTTGGCTCCTGAAATTACACGGGTAACGTCTCCGTTTCGGTTTACAAATATGGTAACCACCACAATGCCGCGTTCAGTAAAGTTGTTGGAGGGTTTCGGTATTTGTCTTTTACTGCGGCCGGCTAAGCTAAATGATATTCCACCTCCTGAACCGCCATCTCCATCATAATTATCAGCTCCGGGTGTGCCATTGGGTTTGCCCTGGTCGCCGGGATTACCGGTTATTCCCTGGTTTCCTCCGCCGGTATTGCTTCCTGGCTTTCCTTTGTAAAGGGCATTGGGGTTAACCACGGGTTGGGGTGCGGGTTGGGGTGCGGGTTTCGTTGCGGGCTTTGGTTGTGGTTTTTCAGAAGGCTTTGGCGTAACTTTTTTTACGGGTTCAATTGCCGGAGCTTCTTCATTGTTATCTGTAACGATATCGTCTTTTGAGGGCTGGGATGCCGATGGAGCGGCATTTTGAGCCGCTGCAGCTATCTGTTCAGGCTGAATCATGCCCATGCCTTCGTCTGAATTGCCTATATTGACCTCTACTCCGGCTTCTTCAGGTAAAGGCAAAGGAGTGCGAAGTGCCATCAAAAGCAATACAGCCAGCAATAAGCCATGAAACACAATGGTTCCGGTGATTCCTTTTATATTGTCTTTATTAATCTTCATCGGTCTGTTTTTTCAGGGATTATCCAAAAATCCGGCCATTGTCTCCTGAATCAAAAGATTATTTTGCTGGTTTGGTAGCAAGTATAACCTTGTGCCTGGTGTTGGTGAGTTCATTTACCTTATTAACTGCATCAATCAGTGTAACAATGTATTGAACCGGCACCGTTTGATCAGCTCTTAATACCACCGATGCATCATTCTGCCCTTGCAGACTGTTGCCAATGCTTTCTGTCAGAAATTCCGACATTACCGGCTTCTCTTCTACGAAGTAATTGTAATTGGCATCAATATAAACAGTAAGCGATTGCTTGGCCATGGTTTTACTACTGCTTGATGGTAACAGTAGTTTAATGGCATTGGGGCTTATCAGTGTGGAAGTCAGCATAAAAAAGATAAGCAACAGAAAAACAAGGTCAGACATGGATGCCATGCTGAATTGAGTGCTTATTTTATTTCTTGATTTTATAGCCATGTTCGGAGTCTTGAAATGATAATTGCTGTAAGCTGATTCAGGATGCAGGTTCGTGGAGCAAATCCATAAACTCAGTGGCTCTGGCTTCAAGTATAAATACCACTTTTTCTACTCTGGCAACAAGGATATTGTAACATATATATCCAATAATTCCAACTATAAGACCTGCAACAGTTGTAATCATTGCCTGATAAATTCCTCCTGACAGCATTGCAATATCAATATTGTTGCCGGCCATTGACATATCGTAAAAAGCCTGTACCATGCCAATTACTGTACCCAGAAAGCCAAGCATGGGTGCAGCTCCGGCGATGGTAGCCATAGCTGCCAGGTTCTTTTCCAGTTTGGCAACTTCCAGTTTCCCTACATTCTCAATTGCTGCATTGATGTCGTTCAAAGGTTTCCCAATCCGGTTGATGCCTTTTTCTATCATTCGGGCAATTGGGGTGCGGTTATTTTTACACAGCGACAAAGCTGAATCAATTCTGCCATTATGTATAAAATCACGGATGTTATTCATAAAGTTATGCTCATCGCGTGAAGCCCGGTTGATGACAATATATCGTTCGGTAAAGATATAAACAGCTATAACCGACATCAATGCGAGTGGTATCATTATCCAGCCGCCTTTTAATGCCAGTTCCCATATTGAAAGACTTATTTCCGTCGGTTGTGCTGCATTTTGTGTTAAAGTTGCTGATAATGTATCTGCCAGATTTGTAGCAGGCTGTGTAATTTGAAGAAGAAGTCCTGAAATCATTTGCTTTAGGGTTAATTCACTGTAAAATTAATACTAATTAAGGACGGGTAACTTGCCTTATGTTTATAACTATCAACAAGCAGGTGTTAATAATTAACTCGATTTTTAGATTTATATTATAACTGTTTTAATTAACAAGGGCAGATTATGGTATTGGTCATCTGCCCTTGTTTGTATGTGGTTTTAATACAGTGTGTTACATGATTAGTGAAATCACGATTTTAAACACAATAATCAGTGCTGTAAGTGCAGCCAAAATGATTATAAAAGGTTTAAACCCTGACATGCCGGTGTTTCCGGTTTTTTCTAGTGCCATTTTTTTTGAGTATTAAAGAATTAACAAAATTGTGCAAAACCTTAGTTAAAGGTTGTGCAGATAAACTTCAGAATATTAAGTTTAAAGGCTAATGCTAAATTCTCAGATAACGATATGCGATATCGCGCGCTTTTATGGAATGAGGTTTTTCATTGTTTTGCCTGACTATGAATAAACATAATGGAACTGAGCGGGATGTCCATAGCGCATTGATTCCAAATTCAGGAAAGATGTTGCAAGGAAATAAATTTACAGGAGCATGCCTGATATGGCCATTTTGTTCCTGAACAGGCAGAATATTAATGGTTTGCTGCGATAAAATCTGCTGATTACTTTCAACCGGTATCAGTTGATTTGCAGTTGCCTGTATTTGGACGGATAAATAAAAAGCTGAAGCATAAAGGAAAGCAAGTAATAACTTATTCAGGTTGTCCTTTAATCGGGTGTCTTTGAGCATATTCCGTCAAGAATCAGAGGTGCAAATGTAGCTTTTTTGCAAGCAAGAATCAAGCCTCTTCACTAGTTTTTTGTCTGAATCTTTAGGATGACAAAGGCTATGGTTTTTTATTTTATTTAGCATTTTTTTATTTTTATAACTCAAAGATAATCAGATGATAACATTTTTAGTTGTGGTTAAGTAATGTGATTTTTTTTACTTTTTGCGAAGGTTTTTCAAATTTTTGTGTCAAAAACAGTGTATTTTAACTGAAAATTAACCGTTATCTGTGCATGACTGATATTGAACTACTGAATGGAATTGCGAAAGGCGACCCTTTGGCAGGCCGTATTTTTGTTGACAGATATCAGCTTCAGGTATACAATGTATGTTATAGTTTTTTGCACAA
Coding sequences within it:
- a CDS encoding bifunctional folylpolyglutamate synthase/dihydrofolate synthase, producing the protein MNYPQTLEFLFSSLPMFQRIGAAAYKANLNNTLAISKLTNQPQNNFPSIHIAGTNGKGSVTHMLASILQESGFKTGLFTSPHLRDFRERIKINGQMIPESFVVQFVEQYKQDFEIIKPSFFEMTFGLAMQWFSESKIEIAVIETGMGGRLDSTNVISPLVSVITNIGFDHTQFLGDTLQAIAAEKAGIIKPGIPVIIGETHPVTAEVFISHASNNQSELIFADQKITLKADDPKIKNGLLNLSAHINHQELKIESPLVADYQLNNISTVLATSHVLSSQYPAFQSLKIEDGIKKTLTNTGFTGRWQTLRQSPLTICDIGHNADGIKAVVDQLKSLKYSHLHFVLGVVNDKDIQSMLALLPVNATYYFCKADIPRGLDAHQLQETAKMHKLIGQVYPSVKNALNAAWAAAEKDDLVFIGGSAFTVAEVV
- a CDS encoding energy transducer TonB, giving the protein MKINKDNIKGITGTIVFHGLLLAVLLLMALRTPLPLPEEAGVEVNIGNSDEGMGMIQPEQIAAAAQNAAPSASQPSKDDIVTDNNEEAPAIEPVKKVTPKPSEKPQPKPATKPAPQPAPQPVVNPNALYKGKPGSNTGGGNQGITGNPGDQGKPNGTPGADNYDGDGGSGGGISFSLAGRSKRQIPKPSNNFTERGIVVVTIFVNRNGDVTRVISGAKGTTTSSLELRRLAEQAARLAKFSPKEDAPEEQKGTITYIFELN
- a CDS encoding biopolymer transporter ExbD codes for the protein MAIKSRNKISTQFSMASMSDLVFLLLIFFMLTSTLISPNAIKLLLPSSSSKTMAKQSLTVYIDANYNYFVEEKPVMSEFLTESIGNSLQGQNDASVVLRADQTVPVQYIVTLIDAVNKVNELTNTRHKVILATKPAK
- a CDS encoding MotA/TolQ/ExbB proton channel family protein, which codes for MISGLLLQITQPATNLADTLSATLTQNAAQPTEISLSIWELALKGGWIMIPLALMSVIAVYIFTERYIVINRASRDEHNFMNNIRDFIHNGRIDSALSLCKNNRTPIARMIEKGINRIGKPLNDINAAIENVGKLEVAKLEKNLAAMATIAGAAPMLGFLGTVIGMVQAFYDMSMAGNNIDIAMLSGGIYQAMITTVAGLIVGIIGYICYNILVARVEKVVFILEARATEFMDLLHEPAS